Genomic DNA from Candidatus Methylomirabilis tolerans:
GATACGCTCTGGACCTTGCGGTGTGATAGGGACACCATGCGCCAGGATATGCGCGGCGAAACTGGCGACGTCGGGCTGGTGCAGCGAACGAGCGGAGAAGAAATGCAGTTCGATATCATCGCCCGCCTTCTCTTGTACCAGGGCTGCGGTGTGCGCGCGGGTCGCGAGGTCCCACGACTCGATGTCCTCTAGAAAGACCGCGAGATCAATGTCGCTCTCTTCATCGGCGCTTCCTTCCACCCACGAGCCAAACAGGTAGGCCGCCGCTACAGGGATATAGCGGGACAGCACCTCCACGGCGTACTGGGAGCGGTGTTCGATCACGGCATCGATGTCAGCCATCGCACCACCTCGTCCTTGACCACCTCTCGCGCGTGTTGGACTGAAACCTGCGATGAGATGTCTTCAATCGCCTCCTCTTTCCCTGCCACCTGATCCTACCAGCCGCCAGCTATCCCACCTACGAAACCTTCAATATTCGCGCTGATTCTCCCGCCTTTCAAATGACCTGTCAAGGGTTCGCCGTGAGCCGCTGCAGATCGATGGCGAAGCGCTCGAACAAGACTCTGTACGGTTTCTGGCCGGACCCCAGGCAGATGATCCTGCTGGGGGTCCTGCGTGGCTACAAGGATCTCTGGCGTATCCGCGTGGGCTCGCGCTTTTTTCACCTCGACTTCGAAGGCTGTGGGTGTGTTGGTGGGTGGAAGCGTTGGTGAACTCACGTGGAGTAGCGCCCCGGCGGTGGGCAGGAGTCGGGTAGTGCCGCACTGGAGGCGGCCCTGCACAGGCATCAGCAGGTGCCGGCACCTTACAGAAGGAGAGATCGTATGGGACAGTCGATGATGACGGTGATGGCGGGATTCGCGGTGGTGTTCGTCGCGGGGCTCTCGGTTGGCTGGGCGCAGCAGGCCACGGTCACGCTCGTGTCGCCGAAGGAGCCGGGCTCTTCGGTCACACCCCCTCCGGTGGACTCCCCGGATGGCGGATTCGTGGTTGTAATCCACACTGTCGTTCCCGCTTGATACAGCTTCCAAAAAGCTGTTCTTAACAAGTCAAGATGTCCGGTCGCGCCGCAATTCCCTTCAGCGTTTGCCCTTGACAGGGTGTTCATCCACACTATACTGACAGTAGTAGTTTCCCCCAGATGGATCGCCCTCGCCGCGTCGAGCAGTTGGCACAGTGCTTGCGGTGCCTACAGGTCATGTCGGCGTTAGCTATGCGTTTCCGCGCTGATCGTGGAGCCGAAGTGAACGGTTCGATGCCTGGATCATCGAGCCCACTGAAGATTGTGGCCGTGTCCTTGTTGTCGTGAACCAACGGAAGGGAGGTGCGTGATGACCGGTATGGTCCGTGGGTTGTTTGGCCTCGCGCTCGCCGCCACCGCGCTTCTTGCGATGGTCGTCCCTGGCGCCGCGCAGGAAGCTCCGTCTGGCACGGTAGAGATTACCAGCATCACCATCGCTCCCGGGTTCGGGTTCAACTGGGGGGACGGGATCCTCACATTGCCGGACGGCAGTAAGCACAAGTTCTCACTTGAAAACCCCAAGGTTGTCGCAGTGGGCATTTCCACCGTGAAGGCAACGGGCAGTGTCTACAACCTGAAGCGGGTCCAGGACTTGGAGGGCTGTTATCGAGCGGTCGAGGCGGGGATAGCGATCGGCGCCGGCGTCAGCGGGATGATGATGAAGAACGAGCACGGCGTTGTCATCCATCTCCATGCTACCCAGATGGGCATCAACTTCAACGTGGGCATAGGTGGCATGAACATCAAGCTGAAGTCGCATCTCTTCTAATGCCAAGCTCTACCCGCCCAACCCGTTCATCAATCAGGGGGGCACTTGGTGCCCCGCGCCAGCGGGCCCTGGGTGTCGGCCCCTCGTGCGTCGGGTCGCTGCTGTGAACGCTGGATATCAGGAGAAAGGAGCCGAAAATGCTGCATAACAATGCCTCGGCAAGGAACCGCCTGGCGATGGTCAGCGCTCTCGTAGTCATCCTGCTGGGATCCTTCGGGTGCGCCGGCCAGAACTGGGTGATTGATACCGTTCGAGAGATGGACAAGGACTTGGTGGCCCGCGTGGGCCAGATTGAGACCACCTCGGCAGCGGAAAAGACTCGGGTTGACCAGCAGTTGACCGAGGTGCGGGGCATCGGGACCGATGCGAGGAACCGCGCCGATGAAGCGGGGCGTGTTGCGCAGGTCGCCAGTCAGAAGGCCGACACTGCCGCCCAGAAGGCTGACGCGGCCACTCAAAAGGCCGATGCAGCTATTCAGAAGGCCGACGCAGCCACCCAGAAGGCCGACGCGGTGGACGGCCGCCTAACCCGGGCCATGGCCAACCGCCTGAAGCGCACACAGGTGCAGCAGGCCGACGTGACCTTCAAAACGGGTAAGTCCGTCCTTCACGAGAACGGCCAGGAAGTCATCATGGGCATCCTGAAGGTTCTCGCGGACAACCCCACGTACACGGTCGACATCGTGGGCTACACGGACAGCGTGGGGAAGGCCGACTCCAACTTGATCTTGAGCTGGCGCCGTGAGGAGGCCGTGCGGCGCTTCATGGTGGAGAGGGGGGTGGAGCTCAATCGCTTCTCCTTCACCGGCGTTGGCGCTGAACGGTCAGGGGACGACGCCCAGGATGCGCTAAAGCGGGAGAAGAACCGCCGCGTAACCATCACCGTCTTCAAGCCCGACGACAACTAAGAAGAAATGCCTGTCCGCGAGCGTGGAAACATGAGGTATTCAGGCCGCGGGCTGCAGGACCACGGTAAGGCGACAATGGGGGCTTCCGTAAGTGTGCGAACACACCGGAAGCTCCCATTGTTGTTGGACTGGACGCGGGTGTGTGGGTTGAACCTTTCTGCGCCAATGTGAATGCATGTGAACAGGCTCTGAACAGTAGGTGGACAGTAAACGCTCGCTCTAACCGCAAGTATCTTCGCCCGGCCTAGAGTTGCTCCCGAATAGCCGATCCTAACGCGAACGATCTCTCCTTGCCCACTCTCCATGGCCGCTTCGACTGCGCATTTCGATCAAATCCGCTACCCATTCCAATCGCAAACCGGCCACCCATTCTGATTGAAATCTGCCACGCCTTCCGACGCTGCTGCGGATTTGTGGTTGTAATCTACGCTGCGACTTCTGCTGGAGGGCTACGGTAACAGCCTCCGATCACATGTTACGATGGCTGCGGACCGGACGTGGGCCGAACTGAGCACGGGCTTCAGGCTCTGACAACGATAACCAGGATGGCGCAGGGAGACGGTGTCGCAAGACATCGGCCTACAAACACCAACGGCCCTGCATTTCTACAGGGCCGTTACTCGAGACGGTCGTCTCTGACTGGAGCGGCTACTGCTTGGGCACCACGGTCGTTCCCATATCTCGCTTGATGAGCACCGTCGTCCGCGGCGAGGCCACGATGTCCTCGATGATAGTCAGTCCACCCACCCTGAACCCCAGGGCGTGGGATCCAGCCGCCACCAGGACGATGACCGGTCCCTGAAACTCCTTGGCCATCCCCACCCGGGCGCCATCCACCAGGATCTCCGTCTCTTCAGGCGTTACCTCGATCTGGAGCGACGCGCTAGCCGCCGCAGCTCGGGGATCCGTCGGCATCCAGAAGCTCGGTGCCGGTGGAGCCTGAGAGGTGACCGGCGGCGGCCCTTGATACACTGGCGGAGGCTCAGCGGGCGCTTGGAGCGTCTCAACGCCGTAGTCGTACGCAGCCGGTGGTACAGCGGGAGGGTAGGCGTACGACGGAGCGTACCCACCATAGGGATACCCGGAGTAGCCGTAGCCATAGTATCCTGGCGCTCCCCACCCGTACGGCCCGTACCCTCCATGCCACCACGGGTTCCACCACCCACCAAATTCGACGACGACGCCACTGTGGAACCCTCCGTGACCATGCCGACTACCATGGTTACCACCATGGCTTCCGCCATCCCGGCCGCCACTCCCATGACTATCACCACCCCGGCTACCACCCCCATGGCTACCACTACGCGCCTCCGCCAGCGGCACCGTCACCGCCAGCGCGCTCACCAGGATCAGGACGCTCCAGCGTCGTATGCCATTCACGATGTTCATTTTTCGGCTCCTTCAGACACGATCACCAAATACCACCGCCCTTTATTTGTAACTACGCTTGAATGAAGCCGGTGGTCACATCGCCAGACCTCCCTTCTCAGTCCTCCTCGATCATGAACCTGGCCTCACGCATAGCTTCCGGTGAGAGCCCCGCCCGTTCCGCATGAGCATGTGCATCCTCTTCATTAATGGCGCGCAGATCCCACTGTCGCCCGTATGCCCCGCTGCGGCCATCAGATTCGGCCTACATCGACATCGGGCTGCCTTCGCCCGCCAGGAAATAGGCGCCGCGTTATGTTCGAATAGTCGGCGTTTCAAGTTGGATATTCCGTAAATTACCTATTATCCATCGCTGTGTGTAATGAAATCTTATAGTCCATGGCAAGTTATTGTTTCATCTTAACCTGCGTATAAGAATCTGTGCTGTAGTTGTCCGTCTGTCTATCTAACCAACTGGTTCTCCCTTCGCTTTGCTCATGGAGACCGCAGGGCTGAGCCGGCGCTCCTTCCTTCCGCTCCGCCACGGGAGAACCATGGGCACGAAACCGACCGCTTTGCGGCGGCTCAGCCCCGTTCGGCGATTGTAGCCAACAGGGAGAAGCCGAGTGTTCAGCCCACAGATCACTCATGTGCGGGAGTTGATCTCTCGCATCGAGCGATCATCGGCAGAATGGCCCGGGACTAATCTCCACGCATTCCATTGGCAGTCCGTGTTAGTGCATGGCCTCTACGAAGCCATGCCGGAACGCCCAACCAGCCTTTGTGTCGTGCCCAGTCCCACAGGCGAATGCCCAACAGGACGGCCAGGATGCCGGCATAGAGATACGGGTCGTTCACGCCCTTCTTGACCAGCCACAGGTAATGCAGCACGGCGAGCAGACCGATCAGATAGACCAGCCTGTGCAGCCGCCGCCAGTTCTTGCCCCCCAGACGTTGTATCATACCCGATGTAGAGGTAGCCGCCAGCGGCACCAGCAGCGTCAAGGCAAACATGCCAACAGTGATGTAGGGCCGCTTGCTGATGTCGGGTATCAGTTCCCCCCATTCGAAGACGTGGTCGACCGCGATCCAGACGGTGAAGTGAAGGCCGGCATAGAAGAACGCGAACAACCCCAGCAGACGCCGCAGGCTCATCTGCCATGAGATCCCGAATAGGAGCCGAAGGGGTGTCAATGCGAGGCTGGCGAGCAGCAGCCGGAGTGTCGTGTCACCGAGCAGGTTCGTGGCATACGAGATGGGATTTGCGCCGAGCGAATCGGCGAGGAATCGATAGAGCAGCAGCAGAAGGGGCGACAACGCGATGCCCCACACGGTGCTCTTCAGAAAGATGCGAACTCTCCTGGACATGGAATCAGAAGTTCCGTTGGAGGTCCATTCCCGTGTACAGTGCCGCGACCTGGTCTGCATAGCCGTTGAACATCAGCGTCTTTCGCCGTCGAAACTCCCCGATGCGCCGCTCGGTTGCCTGACTCCACCGCGGATGATCAACGGCAGGATTGACGTTCGAGTAAAATCCGTATTCGCTCGGGGCGGCCTTTTCCCACGCCGTCTTCGGTTGCTCGCTCACGAAGCGGATCCGTACGATCGACTTGGCGCTCTTAAACCCGTACTTCCATGGCGCGACGATGCGAATGGGGGCGCCGTCCTGGTTCGGCAACACCTGCCCGTACAGCCCGAAGGTCAGCAGCGTGAGCGGGTGGAGCGCCTCATCCAGCCGCAACCCCTCCACGTATGGCCAGTCGAGCGAGGAGAAGCTCAACAGGCTTTTGCGCTGTCCGGGGAACTGCGCCGGGTCGTGGAGCGTGGTAAATTCGACGAACCTGGCCTTACTCGTCGGCTCTACCCGCTTGACGAGGGACGCGAGCGGATAGCCGATCCAGGGGATCACCATCGACCACCCCTCGACACAGCGTAGGCGATACACTCGTTCTTCCAGTGGGAACAGTCGCGCCAACTCATCGATGTCGTATCGTCTGGGGCGTGCCACGTGGCCATCGACTTGAACTGTCCAGGGGCGAGGCTTCAGCAGATGTGCCAGCCGCGCCGGATCGTCCTTATTCGGGCCGAATTCCCAGAAGTTATTGTATGTGGTGATATTCTCAAAGGAGGTCGGGGAATCCTCCACGGCGAACTGTTCGTTGCGTGCGGCAGAGAGAGGTGCGCCGGCTGGCGGGGCCGCCACGGCCGATCTCGTCGGGGACAGTACCAGAGCCGCCATTCCGATGAGAAACGACCGCCGGTTGAGGTAGAGCTGATAATCCGTAATCTCTGATGATGCAATGTCTGAGGCATGCCTGATCAACATACGCTTCTCCTGCAATCCTAAAATCTCCCCTTACCCCTCTTTGCCAAAGAGGGGATTTATTCCTCCATTTGGAAAAGGGAGGTGAGGAGGGATTCTACTATCAGCGGCAACTGGGTTGCGTCCAGGGTCCTCATATTCTTAGACGCAACATACCATCAAATGGTTTCTCCCTGACGTCATTCCGGCCAAGCCCGCATAACGGGCGCGAGCCGGAATCCAGGGAATCACAGGAGTTCTGGAGGCTTGATACGCTACAGACCTCGCAGGCGGGCGGCGTGGAGGATGGCGATGCTCGTCATCCCGTCGACGATGTCACCCTGCAGGACCATCTGGAGAGCATCGGCGAAGGGGAATGCGCGGACCTCGATGAACTCCGTCTCGTCCGGTGGCCGCTCCAGCCTGGTCAAGTCCTCCCCGATGAAGAGGTGGG
This window encodes:
- a CDS encoding nucleotidyltransferase domain-containing protein — its product is MADIDAVIEHRSQYAVEVLSRYIPVAAAYLFGSWVEGSADEESDIDLAVFLEDIESWDLATRAHTAALVQEKAGDDIELHFFSARSLHQPDVASFAAHILAHGVPITPQGPERI
- a CDS encoding OmpA family protein, giving the protein MLHNNASARNRLAMVSALVVILLGSFGCAGQNWVIDTVREMDKDLVARVGQIETTSAAEKTRVDQQLTEVRGIGTDARNRADEAGRVAQVASQKADTAAQKADAATQKADAAIQKADAATQKADAVDGRLTRAMANRLKRTQVQQADVTFKTGKSVLHENGQEVIMGILKVLADNPTYTVDIVGYTDSVGKADSNLILSWRREEAVRRFMVERGVELNRFSFTGVGAERSGDDAQDALKREKNRRVTITVFKPDDN
- a CDS encoding sulfoxide reductase heme-binding subunit YedZ; translation: MSRRVRIFLKSTVWGIALSPLLLLLYRFLADSLGANPISYATNLLGDTTLRLLLASLALTPLRLLFGISWQMSLRRLLGLFAFFYAGLHFTVWIAVDHVFEWGELIPDISKRPYITVGMFALTLLVPLAATSTSGMIQRLGGKNWRRLHRLVYLIGLLAVLHYLWLVKKGVNDPYLYAGILAVLLGIRLWDWARHKGWLGVPAWLRRGHALTRTANGMRGD
- the msrP gene encoding protein-methionine-sulfoxide reductase catalytic subunit MsrP translates to MLIRHASDIASSEITDYQLYLNRRSFLIGMAALVLSPTRSAVAAPPAGAPLSAARNEQFAVEDSPTSFENITTYNNFWEFGPNKDDPARLAHLLKPRPWTVQVDGHVARPRRYDIDELARLFPLEERVYRLRCVEGWSMVIPWIGYPLASLVKRVEPTSKARFVEFTTLHDPAQFPGQRKSLLSFSSLDWPYVEGLRLDEALHPLTLLTFGLYGQVLPNQDGAPIRIVAPWKYGFKSAKSIVRIRFVSEQPKTAWEKAAPSEYGFYSNVNPAVDHPRWSQATERRIGEFRRRKTLMFNGYADQVAALYTGMDLQRNF